The proteins below come from a single Pleuronectes platessa chromosome 3, fPlePla1.1, whole genome shotgun sequence genomic window:
- the LOC128436533 gene encoding trace amine-associated receptor 13c-like has protein sequence MMDGQEAAELCYPQLLNSSCRRSPRPRTEALLLYALLSSITVLTIALNLLIVISISHFRQLHTPTNLLLLSLAISDLLVGLLLMPVEMVRVIESCWLLGEVMCALSYIIGFTLTSASVGNMVLISIDRYVAICHPLHYNNKITRSRIEVCVCLCWACSLLYSGLILKDHLRQPDRHNSCYGECVVVMNFVSGAMDLLITFIGPCSAIVLLYMRVFVVAVSQARALRSHITAVAGGSVTVTAKRSERKAARTLGVVILVFLITFCPYFYPSFAGEDTSNSALAWPTVSWLLFNSCLNPLIYALFYPWFRKSIKIIVTLKILKQRSSRESVF, from the coding sequence ATGATGGATGGTCAGGAGGCAGCAGAGCTCTGCTACCCTCAGCTCCTCAACTCCTCCTGCAGGCGATCTCCTCGTCCTCGCACGGAGGCCCTCCTTCTCTACGCGCTGCTCTCCTCCATCACCGTGCTCACGATAGCCCTCAACCTGCTGATTGTCATCTCCATCTCTCACTTCCGCCAGCTCCACACCCCCACCAACCTGCTCCTGCTCTCCCTGGCCATCTCAGACCTCCTCGTGGGGCTGCTGCTGATGCCGGTGGAGATGGTGAGAGTCATAGAaagctgctggctgctgggcgAGGTCATGTGCGCCCTGTCCTACATCATCGGCTTCACTCTCACCTCGGCCTCGGTGGGGAACATGGTGCTCATCTCCATCGACCGCTACGTGGCCATTTGTCACCCTCTGCACTACAACAACAAGATCACCCGCAGCAGGAtcgaggtgtgtgtctgtctgtgctgggCCTGCTCGCTCCTCTACAGCGGGCTGATCCTGAAGGACCACCTCAGGCAGCCGGACAGACACAACTCCTGCTACGGGGAGTGTGTGGTGGTGATGAACTTTGTCTCCGGTGCGATGGACCTGTTGATCACTTTCATCGGCCCGTGCTCGGCCATCGTCCTACTGTACATGAGAGTGTTTGTTGTGGCGGTGTCTCAGGCGCGTGCCCTGCGGTCTCATATTACAGCTGTTGCAGGCGGTTCAGTGACAGTCACGGCCAAGAGGTCAGAGAGGAAAGCAGCCAGGACTCTGGGTGTGGTCATACTGGTGTTTTTGATAACCTTCTGTCCGTACTTTTACCCGTCCTTTGCGGGAGAGGACACCTCAAACAGTGCGTTAGCTTGGCCCACCGTGTCCTGGCTCCTGTTTAATTCCTGTTTGAATCCACTCATTTATGCCCTTTTCTATCCCTGGTTTAGAAAATCAATCAAGATTATTGTCACcctaaagatattgaaacagcGATCCTCTCGGGAAAGTGTATTCTAA
- the caly gene encoding calcyon neuron-specific vesicular protein: MVKLGSNLSEKLEKQPSADDGFDNIPLITPLEVHQLQKPFADKIIVKTTTQYQLQQKKKNKLYLPNIKKLNINFYSDVSEKIKITGLILITLAFLTSLLLLLMYKAMWYDQLTCPEGFILKQKHCSPTALEMYFPEQQQQQQQQDEPGVTSGTSRCTLYAALSQLKRPGPELPSPWLPVISSLKEAEVAKQGSEPLKRGQEGEE, translated from the exons ATGGTGAAGCTGGGCAGCAATCTGTCTGAGAAGCTGGAGAAGCAGCCGTCTGCGGACGACGGCTTTGATAACATTCCGCTCATCACGCCCCTGGAGGTCCACCAGCTACAGAAGCCGTTCGcggacaag ATCATTGTGAAGACGACGACACAataccagctgcagcagaagaagaaaaacaagctgtACCTGCCGAACATTAAGAAACTGAACATTAACTTCTACAGTGATGTTTCAGAGAAAATTAAG ATCACAGGTCTGATCCTCATCACTCTGGCTTTCTTGACcagcctgctcctcctgctcatgTACAAAGCAATGTGGTACGACCAACTTACCTGCCCAGAGGGTTTTATCCTGAAg CAGAAGCACTGCTCCCCGACAGCTCTGGAGATGTACttcccagagcagcagcagcagcagcagcagcaggacgagCCCGGCGTCACCAGTGGCACCAGCCGCTGTACGCTGTACGCTGCTCTCAGTCAACTCAAGAGGCCTGGACCCGAGCTGCCATCACCCTGGTTACCAGTCATCAGCTCTCTAAAGGAGGCCGAGGTGGCGAAGCAAGGCAGCGAGCCGCTGAAAAGAggacaggagggagaggagtga